In Mycobacteriales bacterium, the genomic stretch GGTGCTGGCCATGGCGGCCACCGGTGATTCGACCAGGGTCGAGATGAACAACCCGATGGCGCCGAGCGCGGCCATGCACGCGGCGACGTAGAGCGCCGCCAGGAACAACCGCCAGACCGCGCCGCCGAAGCTGACCGTCGAGCCGGACAGCAGTGTCGCGGCGCCGGACGGGAAGAGGATGAGTCCGATGATGACGCCGAAGGCCGCGACGACCAGCGCGGCGGTCAGACAGTAGACGACCACCGAGGCGTACTTGACCGCGAGCAGTCGGGTGCGGCTGACCGGGACGACGAGCAGGTAGCGCAACGTGCCGGAGCCGGCTTCGCCGGAGATGGAGTCGCCGGAGACGACCGCGACCGCGAGGGGCAGGAAGAACGGGATGACGACGGTCAGCGCGGTGAACGCGACGAACACGCCGTTCTGCGTGATCTGACTGAGGAACTGCGGGCCGTCGCCGTTCTTCGG encodes the following:
- a CDS encoding ABC transporter permease, giving the protein MSSRFFRSELAMIYRRRRNQVILAILAAAPILIAIAVKISAPKNGDGPQFLSQITQNGVFVAFTALTVVIPFFLPLAVAVVSGDSISGEAGSGTLRYLLVVPVSRTRLLAVKYASVVVYCLTAALVVAAFGVIIGLILFPSGAATLLSGSTVSFGGAVWRLFLAALYVAACMAALGAIGLFISTLVESPVAAMASTAGVAITVQILDNVPQLHAIQPYLFSHWWLSFGDLLRAPIATGDVVHGLVVALAYAALFGALAWSRFTTKDISS